The window GCAAAAAATTTGTAGTTGTTCCCTATACTTTAAGGAATAATGATATTGTAAATATTGAAGGGAAGCATTGGAGTCCTGATCAGTTTTTAGCCCAATTGAAGGCTGAATTTGACCAACTCTACGACGAAGGCGCCATGCAAAGAAGAATGATGAGTGTCAGTCTTCATGACAGGATTGGCGGAACTCCGGCGGTTGTCAATGTGATAGATCAATTCATTGAATATGCCAGAGAGCATGAAGGCGTGGTATTTATGCGTAAAGACAAAATTGCCGATATGGTAAAAAATGATCCTGATACTCCCGTTGACAATTCAGAAATCAAATTCAATCAGTAATATGGAAACTACTTTATTTACACCGTATACAATGGGTACCATCAAATTAAAGAACCGTTTCCTGATGGCACCGATGACCCGTTCAAGGAGTTCACAACCCGGAGATGTCCCCAATAGGTTGATGGCTGAATATTACGGGCAAAGGGCATCGGCAGGGATTATTATAACCGAAGCAACCCAGGTTTCTTTACAGGGAAAGGGCTATGCCAAAACGCCGGGAATATATACCCGCGAACAGGTTGATGGCTGGAAACTCATAACTGATGAAGTACATCGAAAAGAAAGTAAAATCTTTTTGCAGTTGTGGCATGTGGGCCGTGTAAGTTCTTCAAAAGTAAACGGACTCCAGCCTATCGCCCCGTCATCTATAGCTGCCAAAGGGACTCATGTCTATATTTTTGACGGAGCTCCCAATGGCGATGCTACTTTTATACCTGTCGAGGCTCCTAAAGAAATGAAACAGGAGGAAATAAACAAAGTTACGGCTGCATTTGTACAGGGAGCAAAAAATGCCATCGAAGCCGGCTTTGACGGTGTCGAGATCCATGGAGCCAACGGTTATTTGATCGATCAGTTTTTAAGAAGCAACTCCAATCAACGCACTGACGCATATGGGGGAAGTCCAGAAAACAGGGTTCGACTGCTGGTGGAAATTACACAGGCGGTTGCCGATGCCGTCGGAAATAACAAAGTAGGTGTCCGCTTGTCGCCTTTTATCAGTTTTAAGGATATGGCCGACCCTGAGATACTGGATACTATTATGATAGCGGCAAGGAAACTAGAAGGTATCGGTATTACCTACCTTCATTTGTGTGAAGCCGATTGGGAAGACGCCCCTGAAATTCCGGATGGTTTCAGAGTTGATCTGAGAAATACCTTCGGGAATACCATTATTGCAACGGGAAACAAAACGCCCGAACAAGGAGAGTATTTATTGGAAAGAGGCCTGGCAGACCTCATCGGATTCGGTCGTAATTTCCTGACGAATCCCGATTATCCCCAACGTGTAAAACTAAACGCTGAAATGAATACCATCAGCGACACACATACACTCTTTGGTGGAGGCACAGAAAGGGGGTATACAGATTATCCTTTTTTAAAGGATCGAAATCCATAATACAAATACCATAAAATTAAGGGCTGCCTCAAAGAGCCTTATACGATGCCGGTTCGGGCATTACCGAAATGAATCAGTAATTTTCATTGAAAGTACGCAGCAAACCATCGATAACTAAACCCTACGATTACCAATGTTTATACTGAGCGACAGTCAAAAAGCCTAACCTGACAATATATAATCTAATTTACTTTTGAAGCAGCCCCGTAACTAAATAACCAAATTAACCACTACTTTTCTATAATTATGAAATCTGATCTACGGTTTATCGAATGTTCGGTTTCGCTACATATGATGCCATTGACACAATGATTTTTCAGCCTGGTTTCTCCATAGCCTATGGCACTTTCGATCCGGTCGGGGTCTACCCCTCTTGAAACTATATAGTTCTGGGTAGCTTTAGCCCTTCTGTCTGAAAGTTTCATGTTATATGAATCATTCCCTCTTGAATCGGTGTGTGATTCAATCTTGATCTTGATATTTGGAAATTCATGTAAAGCAAATACAACTTTTTCAAGTTCAGGAATTGCTTTTTGGGTAATGTCACTTTTATCGTAATCAAAATATATAGGGTTCACCTTTATTTTTTCAACATTTCCTTCTTTTTCTACAATGCTTTCATAAGGTATCAGGTAAACATTCTTGTCTTTATACCGGGCTCCCGGCTCTTCGGTGGTTTCTATGGTTATCGTCTTTTCACTGTATTCCACCTTGGTAAAAACGACTTTGTAAGCGGAAGCACAGGTTAAAGTAATACTATACGATCCGTCGCTTTCACTCATCGTTTCTGAAATGAATTCATTGAACAGGTCGTATATTTTAATACTTGCCTCAGAAACAGGCTCTTTGGTTTTTTCGTCTAAAACCTGCCCTGAGTAGGTTTGGGTTGCAGGAACGATCTTTTTCTTAAAAGAATAAATATCGTCATCACCTTCACCCGAAGACCTGTTGGAAGCAAAATACCCGGTATTATCCTCTGCATTTATGATAAAGCTAAAATCATCCATGTTACTGTTAAGGGGAGCCCCAAGATTTTGGGGAATGCTGTATCTGCCATTTTCCAGAATTTTAGATTCAAAAACGTCTAAGCCACCCAGTCCGTAATGACTGTCAGATGCAAAATACAATGTACTCCCGGAAATAAAAGGGAACATTTCTCTTCCAACCGTATTAATTACCGGGCCAAGATTTACCGGAGTATCGGTATTGCCATTCTCAAACAGTCTTGTCACATAAATATCTGTTTGCCCATAGCCTCCGGGCATGTCCGAGGCGAAATATAAATAATTACCATCGGGACTTAATGTTGGATGTGCACATGAATAATCAGGACTATTGAATTTTAAAGGGGTGATATTTACAATCTTATTGTCTTTAATCTCTCCTTTTAATATTTGAAGGTTCGATACTCCTTTGTCATTCAATTCCAGTTTATTTCGCTGAACAAAATTTTTTGTAAAATATACTGTCTTGTAATCTGGAGAGAATGTTAATGTAGCATCGTGATAAGACGACTCCATATTGTTCAAGAATTTTTCAGGGTCACTAAGGTCGCCACTGGTTTCATCCCTCTTTGCTATAAACAAGTCCAGGTACGGTTGTTCATTCCATTCATAAATATCTTCTGTAATTCTGGAAGTATCCCTGGACGATGAGAAAACAATATCGCCTTTATAATAGGCAGCACCAAAATCTGAATATGGCGTATTTATTTTGAGCTCATAAATCGTATAAGCCGGCACTACACCGTCTGAGGACAAGCTATCGAGATGATCTTTTTGAGCAGCGATGACTTTCAGCCTGTCGAGGTCATCTTTATAATACTCTTTGATAACAGCATCAGCCTTTTTATATTCTTCCGAGGCCTTCATACTCTGAACATACTTAACAAAAGATGTTTCACTAAGGTTACCATCTTTTCTCTTATATAAAGTTTCGTACCATAAGTATGCATTGCTGTAATCATTTATATTAAAATAGCTATCAGCCAGCTTTTCTATAACTCCAATTTTTGGCTCTTTTGATTTTGCTACTATATCATGGTAAAGGTCAATAGCTTCTTTAAACTTGTAATTGTTAAAGTAATCGTCTGCCTTACTAACGCTCTGGGCACTTAAATAAAGGCTCGAAATTAAGATTATATGTAATACTAAAAGTTTTTTCATAGTGCTTAGAAATTAGAAAAATCTTGGTGAACGGGCTCTTTTTCTTAAACTTGGTAATATATATCGCAAGATGATCTCATGAGATCCATCGTTATATTTTCGAATTCCGGTGGTGGAATAATCAAAAGCATACCCGGCAAAAATGTTTTCACTTAACTGAAAACCAACCAGTGCACTCATAGCATCATTAAAACGATAACTGGCACCGGCTGTAAACTTTTGCTGTATCAGGAAGTTTGCTGAAACATCGACAGAAACGGGTGATCCGCTGACCATTTTAGCTAACACGGTCGGTTTAAAACGAACCGCGTCCGACAGGTCAAAAACATATCCCCCCATAAGATAATAATGCGGACTCTTATCTACCGCAACCTCTTCTTCATTATCGAAAAAGTTAGATTTGATAAAATTAGGAGCAGAAAGACCTACATACCAATTGGAACTATATAAAAATGCTCCTGCGCCGATTTTCGGCCTAACTTCATTGATATTTTCGTTTGTAGTTGGATCGCCCGGGTCGTAAGACGAACCTTTGGACCAATCTACACTAAATATATCGACACCGGCATTTATACCTAAACCTATTTTTAGTCCTCTTTTTAATAATAAATGATACGCAAAAGATCCTGTAAGATCTATTTCGTCCGAAGGGCCTATTCTATCCTTTACAGCTACAAACCCTAAGCCCACTTTTTCGTTAAGGGCACCCTGGATATTAAAGGTCTGGGTGGAAGGGGCTCCATCTAAATCTACCCATTGCGACCTGTGTAACAATGAAGCTTCCAGCCTGCCGTTCGATGCCGTATAACCGGGGTTTATAGTTAGTGTATTATACATATATTGGGTGAACTGTGGTTGTTGCTGCGCAAACATATTTCCCATGCACAAAAATGCAATTGCACTGAGAAACCGAACCGGCGTTAATATTTTTATGATTTTCATGTGAATATTTTTTATTTGTTCTTCAACGGTTATATAAAATTTGCACAAAAATCATCATCGCGGATCGTATGGTTCGCCTGAAAATTTTTGTGCTCATTTCATATCTCTTATTTTAAATTTTGATGTAACCTAATGTTTGTGTTATCTATTAAGGAAGATCCATCCTTTTTTATGAACTCCCATTTCTTCTACACTTAAAACATAGAAGTAAGTTCCTTCAGGAAGCGATTCTCCTCTATTGATCACACCACCCACATTTGCTACTCCGTTCCAATCATTCTGGTAGTTTTTGGCTTCATATACCAAAGTTCCGTAACGGTTGAACACCTGTAACCTGTTAGGGCCATAGTTTTCTAAACATTTGATCCTAAGCACATCGTTACTTCCGTCATTGTTCGGAGAGAAAATATTGTACACATGTAAACAACCTTCTATTGTTAATTCATCAGCAGTATTATCATTTCCTGTGTTGCCTAATACATCTGTTACAGTAACAACTACATCGTATGTACCGTCAATTAACTCGTCGCTATCCGGAATGGTAAGCGTCCAGGTATCGTCTCCGTCATCAACCAGATTTCCGTCGCCTTCCGAATACGTTACCCCGTTCACTGTTACAGTCAGGTCATCTACAGAATCGGCTGTACCTGTAATGGTCGGGGTGGTATCGTCTGTTTCCAAAGGTGTAACGGTTGGAGTTGTTACAGACGTATCTATTATGATTTCATCGGTTGTATTGTCAGAAGCAGTAGCTCCGGCATTATTAGTTGCAGTCGCAACTACATCGTACATACCATCAGGCAATTCATCCGAATCAGGTATCGTAAGTGCCCAGGTATCGTCTCCGTTATCAACCAGGTTCCCGTCGCCCTCCGAATACGTTACCCCATTCACTGTTACAGTCAGGTCATCTACAGAACCGGCCGTACCTGTAATTATCGGCGTGGTATCATTGGTCAACAACTCATCGACAGTAGGTGTGGCTGGAGGTGTCGTATCAATGGTCAGCTCATCAACGGTGTTGTCATTAGACATATTACCTACTGCATCGGTAGCTGTTACCGCCACATCGTAAGTACCATTGACCAATGCATCCGAACCAGGAATGGTAAGTGCCCAGGTATCGTCTCCGTTATCAACCAGGTTTACGTCGCCTTCGGTGTAGGTAACACCATTAACAGTTATTTCCAAACTGTCGGCAGAATCGGCTGTACCGGTAATGGTCGGCGTGGTATCTGCCGTTATAAGCGGATCAACTGTCGGTATCGCCGGATCGGTAGTATCAATAGTCAATTCGTCGGTAGTAATATCGTTAGCAGTATTCCCTACGTTATCAGTCGCGGTTGCCACTACATCATATACTCCATCCGGCAATTCATTCCCTGCAGGAATCGTAAGTGACCATGTAGCATCTCCGTTGTCAATCAGGTTTCCGTCGCCTTCGGTATAGGTAACCCCATTTACCGCTACGGTCAGCTCGTCTACAGAATCAGCTGTACCTGTAATCGTCGGGGTGGTATCATTGGTCGCCAATTCATTAACCGTAGGCACAGCCGGTGCTGTAGTATCTATGGTCAGCTCATCTGCTGTCGCATCATTTGAAGGATTCCCCGCCGCATCGGTAGCTGTTGCCATTACATCATACACCCCTTCCGGGATTTCATTT of the Zhouia spongiae genome contains:
- a CDS encoding alkene reductase, with protein sequence METTLFTPYTMGTIKLKNRFLMAPMTRSRSSQPGDVPNRLMAEYYGQRASAGIIITEATQVSLQGKGYAKTPGIYTREQVDGWKLITDEVHRKESKIFLQLWHVGRVSSSKVNGLQPIAPSSIAAKGTHVYIFDGAPNGDATFIPVEAPKEMKQEEINKVTAAFVQGAKNAIEAGFDGVEIHGANGYLIDQFLRSNSNQRTDAYGGSPENRVRLLVEITQAVADAVGNNKVGVRLSPFISFKDMADPEILDTIMIAARKLEGIGITYLHLCEADWEDAPEIPDGFRVDLRNTFGNTIIATGNKTPEQGEYLLERGLADLIGFGRNFLTNPDYPQRVKLNAEMNTISDTHTLFGGGTERGYTDYPFLKDRNP
- a CDS encoding OmpA family protein produces the protein MKKLLVLHIILISSLYLSAQSVSKADDYFNNYKFKEAIDLYHDIVAKSKEPKIGVIEKLADSYFNINDYSNAYLWYETLYKRKDGNLSETSFVKYVQSMKASEEYKKADAVIKEYYKDDLDRLKVIAAQKDHLDSLSSDGVVPAYTIYELKINTPYSDFGAAYYKGDIVFSSSRDTSRITEDIYEWNEQPYLDLFIAKRDETSGDLSDPEKFLNNMESSYHDATLTFSPDYKTVYFTKNFVQRNKLELNDKGVSNLQILKGEIKDNKIVNITPLKFNSPDYSCAHPTLSPDGNYLYFASDMPGGYGQTDIYVTRLFENGNTDTPVNLGPVINTVGREMFPFISGSTLYFASDSHYGLGGLDVFESKILENGRYSIPQNLGAPLNSNMDDFSFIINAEDNTGYFASNRSSGEGDDDIYSFKKKIVPATQTYSGQVLDEKTKEPVSEASIKIYDLFNEFISETMSESDGSYSITLTCASAYKVVFTKVEYSEKTITIETTEEPGARYKDKNVYLIPYESIVEKEGNVEKIKVNPIYFDYDKSDITQKAIPELEKVVFALHEFPNIKIKIESHTDSRGNDSYNMKLSDRRAKATQNYIVSRGVDPDRIESAIGYGETRLKNHCVNGIICSETEHSINRRSDFIIIEK
- a CDS encoding PorP/SprF family type IX secretion system membrane protein; translation: MKIIKILTPVRFLSAIAFLCMGNMFAQQQPQFTQYMYNTLTINPGYTASNGRLEASLLHRSQWVDLDGAPSTQTFNIQGALNEKVGLGFVAVKDRIGPSDEIDLTGSFAYHLLLKRGLKIGLGINAGVDIFSVDWSKGSSYDPGDPTTNENINEVRPKIGAGAFLYSSNWYVGLSAPNFIKSNFFDNEEEVAVDKSPHYYLMGGYVFDLSDAVRFKPTVLAKMVSGSPVSVDVSANFLIQQKFTAGASYRFNDAMSALVGFQLSENIFAGYAFDYSTTGIRKYNDGSHEIILRYILPSLRKRARSPRFF